The following proteins are encoded in a genomic region of Gimesia algae:
- a CDS encoding SDR family oxidoreductase, with the protein MTNYLVTGGAGFIGSHLATRLVKDGHRVRVFDNLSTGALHNLEHIKDDVEFVQGDLRDLAAVEQATAGVEIVFHQAALASVPRSVEHPLDTHEACVTGTVHVLDAARRSGVQRVVYAGSSSAYGNQIQMPKHEGQTPEVLSPYAAAKLAGELYCQAFANSYDLETVRIRYFNVFGPRQDPNSPYSAVIPLFTSALLEGRRPMIFGDGLQSRDFTFVDNVVQANILASQAPADKVSGNVYNAACGSSLNLIDLLKFICDQLDKPYDPDFQPERTGDVKHSWADISAAQRDLGYEPVVEIEDGLRRTIDWYAGTAKAESKKCLGGC; encoded by the coding sequence GTGACAAATTATCTAGTGACCGGCGGCGCAGGATTTATTGGCTCTCATCTGGCGACGCGTCTGGTCAAAGACGGTCATCGTGTCCGCGTCTTCGATAACTTAAGTACCGGCGCATTGCATAATCTGGAGCACATTAAAGACGATGTCGAGTTCGTGCAGGGAGATCTGCGGGATCTGGCAGCCGTCGAACAGGCCACCGCTGGTGTCGAGATTGTTTTCCACCAGGCCGCTTTGGCCTCTGTTCCCCGTAGCGTGGAACATCCACTCGATACACATGAAGCCTGTGTGACCGGAACGGTTCACGTTCTCGATGCCGCCCGCCGCTCCGGTGTGCAGCGCGTCGTTTATGCGGGTTCCAGCAGTGCGTATGGCAACCAGATCCAGATGCCTAAACATGAAGGGCAGACTCCTGAAGTCCTTTCCCCCTATGCGGCTGCCAAGCTGGCGGGCGAATTATACTGTCAGGCCTTTGCCAATTCTTACGACCTGGAAACCGTCCGCATTCGTTACTTCAACGTCTTTGGTCCCCGCCAGGATCCCAACAGTCCTTATTCAGCTGTGATTCCACTCTTTACATCCGCATTGCTGGAAGGACGCCGCCCGATGATTTTCGGTGATGGCCTGCAATCTCGCGATTTTACATTCGTGGACAATGTGGTTCAGGCGAATATTCTGGCTTCGCAGGCACCGGCGGACAAGGTCTCCGGAAACGTTTATAACGCAGCCTGTGGCAGTTCGTTGAATCTGATTGATCTGTTGAAATTCATCTGTGATCAGTTGGACAAACCATATGATCCCGATTTCCAGCCTGAACGTACAGGCGATGTCAAACACTCCTGGGCAGATATTTCCGCAGCACAACGAGACCTCGGTTACGAACCTGTTGTGGAAATCGAAGACGGCCTGAGAAGAACCATTGACTGGTACGCGGGTACTGCCAAAGCCGAATCTAAAAAATGTCTGGGCGGCTGTTAA
- a CDS encoding polysaccharide biosynthesis tyrosine autokinase yields MNTDFQPLDQQSDFALDGMEENAEFDSSGPGVDIVRLLLRNKYLLVIGLVAGLILGQAAYVKLGPIFSATTKIQVSQKNPVPIKEGEIQTFGELTAHIDVIKSPRIVGEAVKEAKLNQLSSLAGEKDPTQDIIDTLKVKRISGNDRAFLNILTITYENPNAKDAQAVTQAIVDAYKRYLSEVREENTEDIIQQLKDAEQQIATELELKRNEYQKFRENAPLYWESTPGSEAAVAGSTNVHQERVKAIDNERRLNLLKLTELKSKIDSLKAAIASGESKETLELLAQQFLMGQTRGQAANKNTSEGRIATPATSQLDRARTALETHLMPLLIQKNRLERDFQKNHPDLDAVNRSIETIINLYRRQGLDISAENLESGEFQVAKTKDVDFVNVYLKSMEQQFKELENRELELTKIFDQETELAKKIGNFQVVDQSYNEEISQLKSQRDNIFKQLLVERVSQGNSGYILTQLAPVKDELVIKRQLKFLMAGTAAGLGLILAFAYFREMRDTTMKSVNEIRNQLHLPVLGEVPSFAESEAVVDDSEFAPALWYYYRPASREAEAFRSLRTSLLLKTDRSGAKVLQMTSAEPGDGKTTSISNLALAIAQTGRKVLIVDADLRRPTIHKLFGLANSVGLGDVLSGDIDAQTAIRETRVSHLSILTAGMLPENPSEMLMSRGFSELVNQLRNDYDYILIDTPPLVVVSDPSVIASIVDGVLLVVRIDKNRRGVIRKVQQIIQTNGIKVTGILANGVQSGKLGDYDYGSGPGYSDYYIVPSQVQAKQADATAKTKITQ; encoded by the coding sequence GTGAATACAGACTTTCAACCTCTGGATCAGCAATCCGATTTTGCCCTCGACGGAATGGAAGAGAATGCAGAATTCGACTCTTCCGGACCTGGTGTGGATATCGTACGGCTGCTGCTGCGCAATAAGTATCTGCTGGTGATTGGACTGGTAGCCGGTCTGATACTGGGACAGGCGGCTTATGTGAAGCTTGGTCCTATCTTTTCGGCAACCACGAAAATTCAGGTCTCGCAGAAAAACCCGGTACCGATCAAAGAAGGCGAAATTCAAACCTTCGGTGAACTGACTGCTCATATCGATGTGATCAAGAGTCCGCGGATCGTCGGTGAGGCGGTCAAAGAAGCCAAACTCAATCAGCTGTCGTCACTGGCGGGCGAAAAAGATCCGACCCAGGATATTATCGATACCCTGAAAGTGAAGCGGATTTCCGGTAACGATCGCGCGTTCCTCAATATCCTGACGATTACCTATGAAAACCCGAATGCCAAAGATGCCCAGGCTGTCACACAGGCCATCGTTGACGCCTATAAGCGTTATTTGAGCGAAGTCCGCGAGGAAAATACCGAAGACATTATTCAGCAGTTGAAGGATGCAGAACAGCAGATTGCCACTGAGCTGGAACTGAAGAGAAACGAATACCAGAAATTCCGCGAAAATGCACCGCTGTACTGGGAGAGCACTCCTGGTTCGGAAGCGGCTGTCGCTGGCAGCACCAATGTGCATCAGGAACGGGTGAAAGCCATCGATAACGAACGCCGCCTGAACCTGTTGAAACTGACGGAACTCAAATCAAAAATCGATTCACTGAAAGCAGCGATTGCCAGCGGTGAATCAAAAGAGACACTTGAACTGCTGGCTCAGCAGTTTCTCATGGGGCAAACACGCGGGCAGGCTGCCAACAAAAATACCAGCGAAGGTCGTATCGCCACACCGGCGACAAGCCAGTTGGACCGGGCCCGTACGGCTCTGGAAACGCATTTAATGCCTCTGTTGATTCAGAAGAATCGACTGGAACGTGACTTTCAGAAAAACCATCCCGACCTGGACGCAGTCAATCGCAGCATCGAAACGATTATCAATCTCTATCGCCGTCAGGGACTCGATATTTCTGCAGAGAATCTGGAATCAGGTGAATTTCAGGTCGCGAAGACCAAAGACGTGGATTTTGTGAACGTGTATCTCAAGTCCATGGAGCAACAGTTTAAAGAGCTCGAGAACCGGGAACTGGAACTGACAAAAATATTCGACCAGGAAACCGAACTCGCCAAGAAAATCGGTAATTTCCAGGTAGTTGATCAATCTTACAATGAAGAAATTTCCCAGCTCAAATCACAGCGTGATAACATTTTCAAGCAGTTACTGGTCGAAAGAGTTTCACAAGGCAATAGTGGATACATACTGACTCAACTGGCACCTGTGAAAGATGAACTGGTCATCAAACGCCAGTTGAAATTTCTGATGGCCGGTACAGCAGCAGGACTGGGGTTGATCCTGGCGTTTGCTTACTTCCGCGAGATGCGGGATACCACCATGAAGTCCGTCAATGAAATTCGTAACCAGCTGCATCTGCCTGTTCTGGGAGAAGTACCTTCCTTCGCAGAAAGTGAAGCAGTCGTTGATGACAGCGAATTCGCTCCCGCGTTATGGTACTACTATCGTCCTGCGTCCAGGGAAGCAGAAGCGTTCCGCTCACTGCGGACCTCGCTGTTGTTGAAAACAGATCGTAGCGGCGCGAAAGTTCTGCAGATGACCAGTGCCGAACCCGGCGATGGAAAAACCACCTCGATTTCCAACCTGGCGCTGGCGATTGCTCAGACCGGTAGAAAAGTTCTGATTGTCGATGCCGACCTCAGGCGACCCACCATTCATAAACTGTTTGGACTTGCTAATTCTGTTGGCCTGGGAGATGTACTGTCCGGTGACATCGATGCGCAGACCGCGATTCGAGAAACGCGTGTCAGTCATCTTTCGATTCTGACAGCGGGGATGTTGCCTGAAAATCCTTCCGAAATGCTGATGTCACGAGGATTCTCTGAACTGGTAAATCAGCTGCGCAATGATTACGACTATATTCTCATTGATACTCCACCACTGGTAGTTGTCAGCGATCCATCGGTGATTGCCTCTATCGTGGATGGCGTGCTGCTGGTCGTTCGAATCGACAAGAACCGACGTGGCGTGATCCGTAAGGTACAGCAGATTATCCAGACCAATGGGATCAAAGTGACTGGCATCCTGGCGAACGGCGTTCAGTCCGGAAAACTGGGCGACTACGACTACGGTTCAGGGCCCGGGTACAGCGACTATTATATTGTCCCCTCACAGGTACAAGCGAAGCAGGCGGACGCTACTGCGAAAACAAAAATTACCCAATAA
- a CDS encoding sigma-54-dependent transcriptional regulator, translating into MQLNRSVLIVEDEEVIRTSLAEFLTLEGYETMQASTVAKALELARDRDFNVAICDVQLPDGDGIELLRRLQNIKPNIFVLIITAYATVENTISAFKAGAFDYLVKPVIFDDLSHKLNRLFEYQKIFYENQILRRELARSPGIEEVVGSSKALLKLQSTIRKIAATNSNVLLSGESGTGKELFARSIHSNGPNREQRFLAVNCGMRPIELLESQLFGSANSSLQYPASEQIGVFKNADGGTVYLDEISQLPLGTQGKLLRAIEYGEILPLGSAEPVKVDVRLIASTTQDLAEMVKSGEFEQDLFYRLDGMKIHIPALRERVDDVPELVEYFISKHSRKMGKRVTGATSETIRTLMSAEWKGNVRQLDNAIERAVMMCDETTICLNDLPPELHQNEPPLPDVDDLRLALRHYERMHITRVLKDSTDKREAAKRLKLGLSSLYRKIEELDIELE; encoded by the coding sequence GTGCAACTCAATCGATCCGTGCTGATTGTCGAAGATGAAGAAGTCATTCGGACTTCGCTGGCGGAATTTCTCACCCTCGAAGGTTATGAAACCATGCAGGCTTCCACTGTAGCCAAAGCACTGGAACTGGCCCGTGATCGAGATTTTAACGTCGCGATCTGCGATGTTCAGCTGCCTGATGGAGATGGCATTGAGCTTCTGCGACGGCTGCAGAACATAAAACCTAATATCTTCGTACTGATCATCACCGCTTATGCGACTGTTGAAAATACGATCTCTGCATTCAAAGCGGGTGCCTTCGATTACCTGGTCAAGCCAGTCATTTTTGACGATCTGTCTCACAAGCTGAATCGTCTGTTTGAGTACCAGAAAATATTCTACGAGAACCAGATTCTCAGAAGAGAACTGGCCCGCAGCCCGGGAATTGAAGAAGTCGTTGGCAGCAGTAAAGCGCTGCTGAAACTGCAGAGTACGATTCGAAAAATTGCAGCGACAAATTCCAATGTGCTCCTGTCAGGTGAATCGGGGACGGGAAAAGAGCTGTTTGCCCGGTCGATTCATTCGAATGGTCCCAATCGTGAACAACGCTTCCTGGCGGTCAACTGCGGCATGCGACCGATTGAACTCCTCGAATCTCAACTGTTTGGTTCCGCCAACAGTTCGCTGCAGTACCCCGCTTCCGAACAGATTGGCGTCTTCAAAAATGCCGATGGGGGAACCGTATATCTGGATGAAATCTCTCAACTGCCGCTGGGAACGCAGGGCAAACTGTTGCGGGCGATTGAATACGGCGAGATCCTGCCGCTGGGAAGTGCCGAGCCGGTGAAAGTCGATGTGCGACTCATCGCTTCAACCACCCAGGATCTGGCAGAAATGGTCAAGTCAGGTGAATTCGAACAAGATCTGTTTTATCGCCTGGACGGTATGAAAATTCATATCCCTGCGTTGCGGGAACGCGTCGATGATGTTCCGGAACTGGTTGAATACTTCATCTCCAAGCACTCCCGTAAAATGGGAAAACGGGTCACGGGAGCGACCAGTGAAACCATACGCACTCTCATGTCTGCTGAATGGAAAGGGAATGTCCGACAGCTGGATAATGCCATCGAACGCGCGGTAATGATGTGTGACGAAACGACGATCTGCCTGAATGACCTGCCTCCGGAACTTCACCAGAACGAACCTCCGTTACCGGATGTGGACGATCTGCGACTGGCACTTCGGCATTACGAACGAATGCATATCACACGCGTATTGAAAGACAGCACGGATAAACGGGAAGCCGCCAAGAGATTAAAGCTCGGTTTGTCCAGCCTGTATCGAAAGATTGAAGAGCTGGACATTGAGCTGGAATAA